The Enterobacter oligotrophicus sequence GCGCACCCGGAAACGGAGTTTTCTACCGATGACCTGGCAAACGCGGTCAATATTTCGCGCGTCTCCTGCCGTAAATACTTAATCTGGCTGGCGCAGATTAACATTCTGTTCACCAGCATTCACTACGGTGCCACCGGGCGTCCGGTGTATCGTTACCGGCTCCAGCCGGAGCAGACAGGGCTACTCAAACAGTATTGTCAGTAACGCGATAGCGGTCATCCAGAAGCGTAAAGCGGAAGTGGTGCATCGATGAGATCACCACTTCTTTGGTTTTAGTCACAAAGATGGCTTCAATATCGGGACGGGCTCGCAACGCAGCACAGCCCTTCTCCACGCCCATGCCGTACAGCAGCGTGGTCCAGATATCACCGTCGATGGACTCTTTTGACAGAATGGTGACGCTATCCAGTTCGTTATCCAGCGGATACCCGGTGCGCGGATCGAGGATGTGGTGGTAGCGTTTGCCGTTCTGTTCGAAGTAACGCTCGTAGGTTCCCGATGTCACGACGGATCGGTTTTCTACCGTCATCGACCCAATCAGCTCATTTTCCGCGAACGGTTTTTTAAGCCCTACGTGCCAGCCCCCTTCCGGCGAGCCTAGCGTCTGAATATTACCGCCCAGGTTAATCAGGCCCAGCGTCGCACCTTCTTTACGAAGATAATCCCGCACGCGGTCGGCAATATACCCTTTAGCGATAGCCCCAAGATCAATCTCCATCCCGGCTTTTGCCAGAAACACGCTGCCGGAGGTTTCATCCA is a genomic window containing:
- a CDS encoding FAD:protein FMN transferase, encoding MSSDHRVYSYSAVLMGSPILLKLFSHDEALASRVFRLIKQYEDLLTVNRAHSQVMDINHAAGQHPVAVSRPVFELIRCAKAASLFKESAFNLAIGPLVKRWKIGFKGDSVPPADEIAALLSITRPEDVVLDETSGSVFLAKAGMEIDLGAIAKGYIADRVRDYLRKEGATLGLINLGGNIQTLGSPEGGWHVGLKKPFAENELIGSMTVENRSVVTSGTYERYFEQNGKRYHHILDPRTGYPLDNELDSVTILSKESIDGDIWTTLLYGMGVEKGCAALRARPDIEAIFVTKTKEVVISSMHHFRFTLLDDRYRVTDNTV